One Setaria italica strain Yugu1 chromosome II, Setaria_italica_v2.0, whole genome shotgun sequence DNA segment encodes these proteins:
- the LOC101758993 gene encoding F-box protein At4g09920 has protein sequence MAEEDAASKRRRLGQEVPSGGGVGEDGGDPDLIGRLPDEVLGSIITLLPTTDGARTQILSRRWRPLWRAAPLNLEADFGSLTLLESERVASQLCKLLSAHEAPVRRFSLKCNGRYGLSQPIAPLLQSHRLQDIQEFELYVRGDLPPSLLSLSPAALRVLHICSRPESPLWTTSTLSFPSLRELTLVDVDVSESALHGVLSRCPVLETLLLDNIRARRVRINSLTLRSVGVSDCGYPWEARLEELMIVDAPLLERLIPRVPSHHLVIRVIHAPRLRTLGYLHDDIPRLQLGTMHFEKMVLVRPSDGMRSVKILGLLSAPNLDFVTGLLKCFPCVEKLHIVSYTQMIFKNDVKCYAPLECLDRHLKKVQIINYEEKRADVNFIKFFVLNARVLESMKFVVCRDKCGAKWIARQHKKLQVNGRASQRAKFDFEADCSRGPSSMVDMKHIHDLAMDPFDRSSCRCHGDALH, from the exons ATGGCGGAGGAGGATGCAGCAAGCAAGCGGAGGAGGCTGGGCCAAGAGGTGCCGTCCGGAGGAGGAGTCGGAGAAGACGGCGGCGATCCCGACCTGATCGGCCGCCTCCCCGACGAGGTCCTCGGCAGCATCATCACGCTCCTCCCCACCACGGACGGCGCCCGCACCCAGATCCTCTCGCGCCGGTGGCGGCCCCTCTGGCGCGCCGCGCCTCTCAACCTCGAGGCCGATTTCGGCAGCCTGACCCTCCTCGAGTCCGAGCGCGTGGCCTCCCAACTCTGCAAGTTGTTGAGCGCTCACGAGGCCCCTGTCCGTCGCTTCTCCCTCAAATGCAACGGGCGGTACGGCCTCTCTCAACCTATCGCGCCACTGCTCCAGTCTCACCGTCTCCAGGACATCCAGGAGTTCGAGCTCTACGTCCGCGGTGACCTTCCGCCGTCTCTTCTCAGTTTATCTCCAGCAGCCCTGCGCGTGCTCCACATATGTTCGCGTCCCGAATCCCCCTTGTGGACCACTAGCACGCTCAGCTTCCCAAGCCTCAGGGAGCTCACCCTCGTCGACGTCGATGTATCTGAGAGCGCTCTCCATGGCGTCCTGTCGAGATGCCCTGTGCTGGAGACCTTGTTGCTGGACAACATTCGTGCTCGCCGTGTCCGGATCAACTCCTTGACCCTTCGGAGTGTTGGCGTATCTGATTGTGGGTATCCCTGGGAGGCAAGGTTGGAAGAGCTCATGATTGTCGATGCTCCACTCCTAGAAAGGTTGATCCCACGTGTTCCAAGTCATCACCTAGTGATTCGGGTAATACATGCACCCAGACTGAGGACATTGGGCTATCTGCATGATGATATCCCCAGACTGCAGCTTGGAACCATGCATTTTGAG AAAATGGTGCTTGTTAGGCCGTCTGATGGGATGCGCTCTGTGAAGATTTTAGGCCTCCTCTCTGCTCCCAATTTGGATTTTGTTACTGGCTTGTTGAAATGCTTCCCGTGTGTTGAGAAGTTACACATTGTG TCATATACTCAGATGATTTTCAAGAATGACGTGAAATGCTATGCTCCACTCGAATGCCTTGACCGACATCTCAAGAAGGTCCAGATAATAAATTATGAGGAGAAAAGGGCTGATGTAAACttcatcaagttcttcgtctTAAATGCTAGGGTGCTTGAATCTATGAAGTTTGTAGTCTGTCGTGACAAATGTGGTGCAAAATGGATTGCTCGTCAGCATAAGAAACTACAGGTGAATGGCAGAGCTTCACAGAGAGCGAAATTTGATTTTGAAGCAGATTGTAGCCGCGGGCCATCTAGCATGGTCGACATGAAGCACATCCATGATTTGGCTATGGATCCGTTTGATAGATCATCGTGTAGATGCCATGGTGATGCACTCCACTGA